In Bosea vestrisii, the following are encoded in one genomic region:
- a CDS encoding NAD(P)/FAD-dependent oxidoreductase, whose product MSTSRRTFLSGLAAAGSFAIASPAVLGQGKPRVVVIGGGAGGATAAKYIAKDSGGAIALTLVEENEVYQTCFHSNLFIGGFKSYEEISHRYDALAKNHGITLARARATQIDRDKKEVVLSTGARLPYDRLVVSPGIDLKYDSVPGWSKEAEEAMPHGWKPGRQTQLIKQKLDAVPNGGTILMIAPPNPYRCPPGPYERASMFAHVLKASGKRDCKIFILDPKDSFSKQGVFQEGWEKHYGAMIEWLGPKVHDGIKSVDPKSNTVVTGFETYKDCAFVNVIPAQMAGEIARSAGLAPAGGYCTIDPASMKSVADPNIFVLGDACIGGDMPKSAFSANSQAKVAAMVIRGELTNARTFPARYINTCWSLIETDDTIKVGGRYEAKDGKIAATETFVSQPRESAELRKENQAENIGWYAGITADMFS is encoded by the coding sequence ATGTCGACCAGTCGCCGCACATTCCTGTCCGGGCTTGCCGCCGCGGGCAGCTTCGCCATCGCCTCGCCCGCCGTGCTCGGCCAGGGCAAGCCGCGCGTCGTCGTCATCGGCGGCGGAGCCGGCGGCGCGACAGCGGCGAAATACATCGCCAAGGATTCAGGCGGCGCCATTGCGTTGACGCTGGTCGAGGAGAACGAGGTCTACCAGACCTGCTTCCACTCCAATCTCTTCATCGGTGGCTTCAAATCCTATGAGGAGATCAGCCATCGCTACGATGCGCTGGCGAAGAACCACGGCATCACGCTCGCCCGCGCCCGCGCCACCCAGATCGATCGCGACAAGAAGGAGGTCGTGCTCTCGACCGGCGCTCGCCTGCCCTATGACCGCCTCGTCGTCTCGCCCGGCATCGACCTCAAATACGATTCCGTCCCCGGCTGGTCAAAGGAGGCCGAGGAAGCCATGCCGCATGGTTGGAAGCCCGGCCGACAGACGCAGCTGATCAAACAGAAGCTCGACGCCGTCCCGAATGGCGGCACGATCCTGATGATCGCCCCGCCCAACCCCTATCGCTGCCCGCCCGGCCCCTATGAGCGCGCCTCAATGTTCGCCCATGTGCTCAAGGCGAGCGGCAAGCGCGACTGCAAGATCTTTATCCTCGACCCGAAGGACAGCTTCTCGAAGCAGGGCGTCTTCCAGGAGGGCTGGGAGAAGCATTACGGCGCGATGATCGAATGGCTCGGGCCGAAGGTGCATGACGGCATCAAGTCGGTCGACCCGAAGAGCAATACCGTCGTCACGGGCTTCGAGACCTACAAGGACTGCGCCTTCGTCAACGTCATCCCGGCCCAGATGGCCGGCGAGATCGCCCGCTCCGCCGGGCTCGCGCCAGCCGGCGGCTACTGCACGATCGATCCCGCCTCGATGAAATCCGTCGCCGATCCCAACATCTTCGTGCTCGGTGACGCCTGCATCGGCGGCGACATGCCGAAATCGGCCTTCTCCGCCAACAGCCAGGCCAAGGTCGCGGCGATGGTGATCCGCGGCGAGCTCACCAATGCCCGCACTTTCCCTGCCCGCTACATCAACACCTGCTGGTCGCTGATCGAGACCGACGACACCATCAAGGTCGGCGGCCGCTACGAGGCCAAGGACGGCAAGATCGCCGCGACCGAGACCTTCGTCTCGCAACCCCGCGAGAGCGCCGAACTGCGCAAGGAAAACCAGGCCGAGAACATCGGCTGGTATGCCGGCATCACCGCCGACATGTTCAGCTGA
- a CDS encoding c-type cytochrome, with protein MKLPIIAAMLAATFITTSSAQAQDVAAGERSWNKCRACHQVGEGAKNLVGPQLNGLFGRHTGEVEGYSYSTANKGAGITWDEAVFAEYIKDPKAKIPGTKMIFAGIKNEKEIADLTAYLKQFGKDGKKM; from the coding sequence ATGAAACTGCCGATCATTGCCGCCATGCTCGCCGCCACCTTCATCACGACCAGCAGCGCCCAGGCACAGGACGTCGCCGCCGGCGAGCGCTCCTGGAACAAGTGCCGCGCCTGCCACCAGGTCGGCGAAGGCGCCAAGAACCTGGTCGGCCCGCAGCTCAACGGCCTGTTCGGCCGTCATACCGGCGAGGTCGAGGGCTACAGCTATTCGACCGCCAACAAGGGCGCGGGCATCACCTGGGACGAGGCGGTCTTCGCCGAGTACATCAAGGACCCGAAGGCCAAGATCCCCGGCACCAAGATGATCTTCGCCGGCATCAAGAACGAAAAAGAGATCGCCGACCTCACCGCCTACCTCAAGCAGTTCGGCAAGGACGGCAAGAAGATGTGA
- the copM gene encoding CopM family metallochaperone, with protein sequence MTTSRNLLAGAALLGTLALGGFALAQSHQGHGSHGAAAPAAADTAATQAYKAANDKMHKEMGVVFSGDPDVDFARGMIPHHQGAVDMAKVVLAHGKDPELRKLAEGVITEQEKEIAFLREWLKKRGQ encoded by the coding sequence ATGACCACCAGCCGTAACCTTCTCGCAGGCGCGGCCCTTCTCGGCACGCTCGCCCTTGGTGGATTCGCCCTGGCCCAGAGCCATCAGGGCCATGGCAGCCACGGCGCAGCCGCGCCGGCCGCGGCCGACACCGCCGCGACGCAGGCCTACAAGGCGGCCAACGACAAGATGCACAAGGAGATGGGCGTCGTCTTCAGCGGCGATCCCGATGTCGACTTCGCCCGCGGCATGATCCCGCACCATCAGGGCGCGGTCGACATGGCCAAGGTCGTGCTCGCTCATGGCAAGGACCCCGAGCTGCGCAAGCTCGCCGAGGGCGTGATCACCGAGCAGGAAAAGGAGATCGCCTTCCTGCGCGAGTGGCTGAAGAAGCGCGGTCAGTGA
- a CDS encoding lysylphosphatidylglycerol synthase transmembrane domain-containing protein → MKKYLDYLWPLIGLVAVIWSVDLLWDKLKAEALTNEALATQLEQAGLWDSVRIVATGIGQKIAVIPPAAFFHAGLATLVAYAALAWYDRIALLHLHREKGISWAYISLCSFVTYALSHNIGASVFSGGMVRYRAYHAKGLSGPEIAVLVALCSFTFAFGTILLMGLVLIGEPQILRPLHRLSDWFGIGDKQARLIGFGLLAFCVLYTVGSWLRFKPLKIGSFELVYPRLPIVARQYFAAPLELMGAAGIIYFALPEQGNPGFFIVLGAFLISFSAGLLSQVPGGVGVMEAVFLAVMPGVPAPAVFAALLVWRMFYLIIPLVVSLPIVLGFERAQLRKALAHETQVKAQEQAAAKAAALDLEQPR, encoded by the coding sequence ATGAAGAAGTATCTGGACTATCTCTGGCCGCTCATCGGCCTCGTCGCGGTCATCTGGTCAGTCGACCTGCTCTGGGACAAGCTCAAGGCCGAGGCCTTGACCAATGAGGCGCTCGCAACCCAGCTCGAGCAGGCCGGTCTCTGGGACTCGGTCAGGATTGTCGCCACCGGCATCGGCCAGAAGATCGCGGTCATTCCGCCCGCCGCCTTCTTCCATGCCGGGCTCGCGACGCTCGTCGCCTATGCCGCGCTCGCCTGGTACGACCGGATCGCGCTGCTGCATCTGCACCGCGAGAAGGGCATTTCCTGGGCCTATATCTCACTTTGCTCCTTCGTCACCTATGCGCTCTCGCATAATATCGGCGCTTCGGTCTTTTCGGGCGGCATGGTGCGCTATCGCGCCTATCACGCGAAGGGCCTGAGCGGGCCTGAGATCGCGGTGCTCGTGGCGCTCTGCTCCTTCACCTTCGCCTTCGGCACCATCCTGCTGATGGGATTGGTGCTCATTGGCGAACCCCAGATCCTGCGACCGCTGCACCGGCTTTCCGACTGGTTCGGCATCGGCGACAAGCAGGCGCGCCTGATCGGCTTCGGCCTGCTCGCCTTCTGCGTGCTCTATACGGTCGGCTCCTGGCTGCGCTTCAAGCCGCTGAAGATCGGCTCGTTCGAGCTGGTCTATCCGCGCCTGCCGATCGTCGCCCGGCAGTATTTTGCCGCCCCGCTGGAGCTGATGGGCGCTGCTGGCATCATCTATTTCGCCCTGCCGGAGCAGGGCAATCCCGGCTTCTTCATCGTGCTCGGCGCCTTCCTGATCTCGTTCTCGGCTGGTTTGCTCAGCCAGGTTCCGGGCGGGGTCGGCGTGATGGAGGCGGTCTTCCTCGCGGTGATGCCGGGCGTGCCGGCCCCCGCCGTCTTTGCAGCATTGCTGGTCTGGCGGATGTTCTACCTGATCATTCCGCTGGTCGTGTCGCTGCCGATCGTGCTTGGCTTCGAGCGGGCGCAGCTGCGCAAGGCGCTGGCACACGAGACGCAGGTGAAGGCTCAGGAGCAGGCGGCCGCCAAGGCCGCGGCGCTCGACCTCGAACAGCCACGCTAG
- a CDS encoding DMT family transporter — MSRNAAYFALMCLVWGLTWLPIKVGSQHVPPVFLAASRFVIAGALMLAWAGRDVLRVPSEAWPRVIMTALLLNTGNYTLLFWGTAQAPTGLAAIVNFATIPIFTIIASRLIEGHTIGGRKLAAIGLGAVGLGFLFSTRALGGLAAAKGGPLELWGLAAVAAGTLLYCFGAVWSRPVMGRIPTLTLAGWQTLIGGFGLCLMSAMLETVTPAHFTALLSWPTLPALAVLVIGGSLIGFTIYLRLVRDWGAFRAGLYAFISPAVAVAAGVFALGEPFGPAEAIGSLLMFGAAAIALKR, encoded by the coding sequence ATGTCCCGCAACGCCGCCTACTTCGCGCTGATGTGCCTTGTCTGGGGCCTGACCTGGCTGCCGATCAAGGTCGGCTCACAGCATGTGCCGCCGGTCTTCCTCGCCGCTTCGCGCTTTGTCATCGCCGGCGCGCTGATGCTGGCCTGGGCCGGCCGCGACGTGCTGCGGGTGCCAAGCGAGGCCTGGCCGCGCGTCATCATGACCGCGCTCCTGTTGAACACCGGCAATTACACCCTGCTGTTCTGGGGCACGGCCCAGGCGCCGACCGGGCTCGCGGCGATCGTCAACTTCGCCACCATCCCGATCTTCACCATCATCGCCAGCCGCCTGATCGAAGGGCACACGATCGGCGGGCGCAAGCTTGCAGCGATCGGCCTCGGCGCGGTCGGCCTCGGCTTCCTGTTCTCGACGCGGGCGTTGGGCGGGCTGGCGGCAGCCAAGGGCGGACCGCTCGAGCTCTGGGGGCTGGCGGCGGTCGCGGCCGGGACGCTGCTCTACTGCTTCGGCGCGGTCTGGTCGCGGCCGGTGATGGGCCGGATTCCGACGCTGACGCTGGCTGGCTGGCAGACGCTGATCGGCGGCTTCGGGCTCTGCCTGATGTCGGCCATGCTGGAGACCGTCACACCGGCGCACTTCACCGCGCTGCTGTCCTGGCCGACACTGCCCGCGCTGGCGGTGCTCGTGATCGGCGGCTCGCTGATCGGCTTCACGATCTATCTGCGGCTGGTACGTGACTGGGGCGCCTTCCGGGCGGGGCTCTACGCCTTCATCAGCCCAGCTGTCGCGGTCGCGGCCGGCGTGTTCGCGCTCGGCGAGCCATTCGGCCCGGCCGAGGCGATCGGCAGTCTCCTGATGTTCGGTGCGGCGGCGATCGCGCTCAAGCGCTAG
- a CDS encoding helix-turn-helix domain-containing protein translates to MDDLASRLAERLRGEREARGWSLNDLAERSGVSRAMISRIERGEASPTAVLLGRLSGAFGLTLSNLLARIENAGERVRRATQQPLWRDPETGFVRRAISPAGNGDLELVAGELPPGAAIAYPASSYAFIRQQIWMQSGQLDFDEGGIVTRLGPGDCMELGPPADCRFSNPGSEPARYLVVVSRR, encoded by the coding sequence ATGGACGATCTCGCGTCAAGATTGGCGGAACGGTTGCGCGGCGAGCGTGAGGCGCGGGGCTGGAGCCTGAACGATCTTGCCGAGCGCTCCGGCGTTTCGCGCGCCATGATCAGCCGGATCGAGCGAGGCGAGGCGAGCCCGACCGCGGTGTTGCTCGGCCGACTCTCGGGCGCCTTCGGCCTGACTCTGTCGAACCTGCTCGCGCGGATCGAGAATGCCGGCGAGCGCGTCCGCCGCGCCACGCAGCAGCCGCTCTGGCGCGACCCCGAGACCGGCTTCGTCCGCCGCGCCATATCGCCGGCCGGCAATGGCGATCTGGAGCTCGTCGCCGGCGAATTGCCGCCCGGAGCGGCGATCGCTTATCCCGCCAGCTCCTACGCCTTCATCCGCCAGCAGATCTGGATGCAGTCGGGCCAACTCGACTTCGACGAGGGCGGCATCGTCACCCGGCTCGGGCCCGGCGACTGCATGGAGCTCGGACCGCCAGCCGATTGCCGCTTCAGCAATCCCGGCAGCGAGCCGGCGCGCTACCTGGTCGTCGTGAGCAGGCGCTGA
- the flhA gene encoding flagellar biosynthesis protein FlhA has product MSDVTAGSGGGMQMPTRGQMGALLNRPDLFLAIGVMGILVVLIFPLPAMLLDMLLALSIILSVLVLMTALFIEEPLEFSAFPTVLLIVTMLRLALNLASTRLILAHGHEGTAAAGHVIEAFGNFVMSGNFVIGVIVFTILIIVNFVVITKGSGRIAEVAARFALDALPGKQMAIDADLSAGLIDQDVAKARRKALEDEANFFGSMDGASKFVRGDAIAGLLITFINVIGGIIIGVAQQGMSFGAAAHSYTLLTVGDGLVSQIPALIVSTAAGLLVSKSGVRGAADKALGKQLSGYPKALGMSAAVMLLIAVLPGIPMLPFLVLAAGSGWLARHFGRLAKARETEAAVQAQAASPLAPDGTPKEETLNDLLKLDELKIEIGYGLLPLVNAPGGADRLTDQVRALRRQLAAELGFVMPAVRIVDNVQLEANHYFIKIKEIDAGHGMVYPGQYMAMDPMGGSVTLPGHNVLEPTFGLPATWIDGALQDEAQLRGYTVVDAATVISTHLTEVLKSHMPELLSHGEVQKLLRELPKDHADLVKEIVPNQISTTGIQRVLQLLLSERISIRDLGTIVEGIAEVAGAIKNPRDIAEHVRVRLARQICAQFSNQHGQLPIITMSPAWESVFAESIVGQGEDRHLAMQPSRLQDFVHQVREKFEDAARLGEMPSLVTSGMARPFVRQIIERFRRETPVLSQSEIHPRAKLRTVGSV; this is encoded by the coding sequence ATGAGCGATGTGACGGCAGGCAGCGGCGGGGGCATGCAGATGCCGACGCGCGGCCAGATGGGCGCGCTGCTCAACCGGCCGGACCTGTTCCTCGCCATCGGCGTGATGGGCATCCTCGTGGTGCTGATCTTCCCACTGCCGGCGATGCTGCTCGACATGCTGCTGGCGCTTTCGATCATCCTCTCGGTGCTCGTCCTGATGACGGCGCTGTTCATCGAGGAGCCGCTGGAGTTCTCCGCCTTCCCGACGGTGCTGCTGATCGTGACGATGCTGAGGCTGGCGCTGAACCTCGCCTCGACGCGCCTCATCCTCGCCCACGGCCATGAGGGCACCGCCGCCGCCGGCCACGTCATCGAGGCCTTCGGCAATTTCGTGATGAGCGGCAATTTCGTGATCGGGGTGATCGTCTTCACCATCCTGATCATCGTCAACTTCGTCGTTATCACCAAGGGCTCGGGCCGTATCGCCGAGGTCGCGGCACGCTTTGCCCTCGACGCCTTGCCGGGCAAGCAGATGGCGATCGACGCCGACCTTTCGGCCGGGCTGATCGACCAGGACGTCGCCAAGGCCCGCCGCAAGGCGCTGGAGGACGAGGCTAATTTCTTCGGTTCGATGGACGGCGCCTCGAAATTCGTGCGCGGCGACGCGATCGCGGGCCTGCTGATCACCTTCATCAACGTGATCGGCGGCATCATCATCGGTGTGGCGCAGCAGGGTATGAGCTTCGGCGCGGCGGCGCACAGCTACACCCTGCTGACCGTCGGCGACGGCCTCGTCAGCCAGATCCCGGCGCTGATCGTCTCGACCGCGGCGGGCCTGCTCGTCTCGAAATCGGGCGTGCGCGGCGCCGCCGACAAGGCGCTCGGCAAGCAGCTCTCGGGCTACCCCAAGGCTCTCGGCATGTCGGCGGCGGTGATGCTGCTGATCGCGGTCCTGCCGGGTATCCCGATGCTGCCCTTCCTGGTCCTCGCCGCCGGCTCGGGCTGGCTGGCGCGCCATTTCGGCCGGCTCGCCAAGGCGCGCGAGACGGAAGCCGCCGTGCAGGCGCAGGCGGCCTCGCCGCTCGCGCCCGATGGCACGCCGAAGGAAGAGACGCTCAACGACCTGCTCAAGCTTGACGAGCTCAAGATCGAGATCGGCTACGGCCTGCTGCCGCTGGTCAACGCGCCTGGTGGCGCCGACCGGCTGACCGATCAGGTCCGGGCGCTGCGGCGTCAGCTCGCCGCCGAACTCGGCTTCGTCATGCCGGCGGTGCGTATCGTCGACAACGTCCAGCTCGAGGCAAACCACTACTTCATCAAGATCAAGGAGATCGATGCCGGTCACGGCATGGTCTATCCCGGCCAGTACATGGCGATGGATCCGATGGGCGGCAGCGTGACGTTGCCCGGTCACAACGTGCTCGAGCCGACCTTCGGCCTGCCGGCGACCTGGATCGACGGGGCGCTGCAGGACGAGGCGCAATTGCGCGGCTACACCGTGGTCGATGCTGCGACCGTGATCTCGACCCATCTCACCGAGGTGTTGAAGTCGCACATGCCGGAGCTGCTCTCGCATGGCGAGGTGCAGAAGCTCCTGCGCGAACTGCCCAAGGACCATGCCGACCTGGTCAAGGAGATCGTGCCGAACCAGATCTCGACCACCGGCATCCAGCGGGTGCTGCAATTGCTGCTCTCCGAGCGCATCTCGATCCGCGATCTCGGCACGATCGTCGAGGGCATCGCCGAGGTCGCGGGCGCCATCAAGAACCCGCGCGACATCGCCGAGCATGTCCGCGTCCGCCTTGCCCGCCAGATCTGCGCGCAGTTCTCCAACCAGCATGGGCAATTGCCGATCATCACCATGTCGCCGGCCTGGGAGAGCGTCTTCGCCGAATCGATCGTCGGCCAGGGCGAGGACCGGCATCTGGCCATGCAGCCCTCGCGTCTGCAGGATTTTGTCCATCAGGTCCGCGAGAAGTTCGAGGATGCGGCGCGTCTCGGCGAGATGCCGTCGCTGGTGACCTCCGGCATGGCGCGGCCCTTCGTGCGCCAGATCATCGAACGCTTCCGTCGCGAGACGCCGGTGCTCTCGCAGAGCGAGATCCACCCGCGGGCCAAGCTCAGGACGGTGGGGAGCGTCTGA
- a CDS encoding MFS transporter translates to MNEGRESSGEIVTDIPARLDRLPWSRFHTLVVVALGITWILDGLEVTLAGAVSGALKESPVLRFTNTEVGMAGAAYLAGAVLGAVFFGWLTDRLGRKKLFTITVLVYLSATAATAFSWNLWSFLLFRLVTGMGIGGEYTAINSAIQELVPARVRGWTDLVINGSFWVGAAIGGVAAIVLLDPNLVSPDTGWRLAFFIGAVLGLIIMILRRWIPESPRWLMSHGRIAEAERVVAHIESFSPPQPAAKLPTLTLRPRSRTPMSEVAHTLFVTHRPRTLVALALMTSQAFFYNAIFFTYALILTDFYAVPSQAIGWFILPFAAGNFLGPLLLGRLFDTLGRRPMIAGTYILSGLLLAGTGFLFAREMVSASQLTICWSIVFFFASAAASSAYLTVSETYPLEIRALAIAVFYSLGTGLGGVAGPWLFGALIDTGSRMSVLGGYLFGAVLMIGAGLIAWRFAVKAERRSLEDISKPLGAV, encoded by the coding sequence TTGAACGAAGGACGCGAGAGTTCAGGCGAGATCGTCACCGATATTCCGGCCAGGCTCGACCGCTTGCCCTGGTCGCGGTTCCACACGCTCGTCGTCGTCGCGCTCGGCATCACCTGGATCCTCGACGGGCTCGAGGTCACCCTCGCCGGCGCCGTGTCTGGCGCCCTCAAGGAAAGCCCGGTGCTGCGCTTCACCAACACCGAGGTCGGGATGGCGGGCGCCGCCTATCTCGCCGGTGCGGTCCTCGGGGCGGTTTTCTTCGGCTGGCTGACCGATCGGCTCGGCCGCAAGAAGCTCTTCACCATCACCGTCCTTGTCTATCTGAGCGCGACTGCCGCGACCGCCTTCTCCTGGAATCTGTGGAGTTTCCTGCTCTTCCGCTTAGTGACCGGGATGGGCATCGGCGGCGAATACACCGCGATCAATTCGGCGATCCAGGAGCTGGTGCCGGCACGCGTGCGCGGCTGGACCGACCTCGTCATCAACGGCTCTTTCTGGGTCGGCGCCGCGATCGGCGGCGTCGCCGCCATCGTCCTGCTCGATCCCAATCTGGTCTCTCCCGACACCGGCTGGCGCCTCGCCTTCTTCATCGGTGCCGTGCTCGGCCTGATCATCATGATACTCCGACGCTGGATTCCCGAGAGCCCGCGCTGGCTGATGAGCCATGGCCGAATCGCCGAAGCCGAGCGGGTCGTTGCCCACATCGAATCCTTCTCACCGCCGCAGCCAGCCGCCAAACTGCCGACGCTCACCCTGCGCCCGCGCTCGCGCACGCCGATGAGCGAAGTGGCTCACACGCTCTTCGTTACGCATCGGCCACGCACGCTGGTGGCGCTGGCGCTAATGACGTCGCAGGCCTTCTTCTACAATGCCATCTTCTTCACCTATGCGTTGATCCTGACCGATTTCTACGCCGTTCCGTCGCAGGCGATCGGCTGGTTCATCCTGCCCTTCGCCGCCGGCAACTTCCTCGGCCCGCTCCTGCTCGGCAGGCTTTTCGACACGCTCGGCCGGCGCCCCATGATCGCCGGGACCTATATCTTGTCCGGCCTGCTCCTCGCCGGGACCGGCTTCTTGTTCGCACGCGAGATGGTCAGCGCCAGCCAGCTCACCATCTGCTGGAGCATCGTCTTCTTCTTCGCATCCGCCGCGGCGAGTTCAGCGTATCTGACCGTGAGCGAGACCTATCCACTCGAGATCAGGGCCCTTGCGATCGCGGTGTTCTATTCGCTCGGCACCGGGCTCGGCGGCGTCGCCGGGCCGTGGCTCTTCGGCGCGCTGATCGATACCGGCTCGCGGATGAGCGTGCTCGGCGGCTATCTGTTCGGCGCCGTGTTGATGATCGGCGCCGGGCTGATCGCCTGGCGCTTTGCGGTCAAGGCCGAGCGCCGCTCGCTCGAAGACATCAGCAAGCCGCTGGGAGCGGTCTGA
- the flbD gene encoding sigma-54-dependent transcriptional regulator FlbD, whose protein sequence is MRLIIVGSLKGQLITAAKIAVAQGAAVTHAESIEQALAVLRTKGGDLLMVDVEQPIAKLVAALDAERIRTPLVACGTSTDARAAVAAIQAGAREYVPLPPDPELIAAVLAAVTGDKASLIWRDPAMERVVQLANQIARSDAPILVTGESGTGKEMIAQHLHQKSLRKDKPFVAVNCAAIPDNLLESELFGHEKGAFTGAIARRIGKFEEANGGTLLLDEISEMDVRLQAKLLRALQERMIDRVGGSQAVKVDLRIIATSNRNLGDAVREGSFREDLFYRLNVVHLRLPALRERPGDILALADHFAKKYAELNGLPLRPIAADARKLLLGNGWRGNVRELENTVHRAVLLAQGVEIGTEAMLTPEGETLGPASGRDVATRAAQTAEAVTRGLVGRTVADVERDLILDTLDHCLGNRTHAAKILGISIRTLRNKLSEYVADGVPVAEPGQARTNSL, encoded by the coding sequence ATGCGCCTCATCATCGTCGGCAGCCTCAAGGGCCAGCTCATCACCGCCGCGAAAATCGCGGTCGCGCAGGGCGCCGCCGTCACCCATGCCGAGAGCATCGAGCAGGCGCTGGCCGTGCTGCGCACCAAGGGCGGCGACCTCTTGATGGTCGATGTCGAGCAGCCGATCGCCAAGCTGGTCGCGGCGCTCGATGCCGAGCGCATCCGCACCCCGCTCGTCGCCTGCGGCACCTCGACCGATGCCCGCGCCGCCGTCGCCGCGATCCAGGCCGGCGCGCGCGAATACGTGCCGCTGCCGCCCGATCCGGAGTTGATCGCGGCCGTGCTCGCCGCAGTCACGGGCGACAAGGCGAGCCTGATCTGGCGCGATCCCGCGATGGAGCGCGTCGTCCAGCTCGCCAACCAGATCGCGCGCTCCGATGCGCCGATCCTGGTCACCGGCGAGAGCGGCACCGGCAAGGAGATGATCGCACAGCATCTGCACCAGAAGTCACTGCGCAAGGACAAGCCCTTCGTCGCGGTGAACTGCGCGGCAATTCCCGACAACCTGCTCGAATCGGAGTTGTTCGGCCATGAGAAGGGCGCCTTCACCGGCGCGATCGCACGGCGGATCGGCAAGTTCGAGGAGGCGAATGGCGGCACGTTGCTGCTCGATGAAATTTCCGAGATGGATGTGCGCCTGCAGGCCAAGCTCTTGCGGGCGCTGCAGGAGCGAATGATCGATCGGGTCGGCGGCTCGCAAGCCGTCAAGGTCGACCTGCGCATCATCGCGACCTCGAATCGCAATCTCGGCGATGCCGTGCGCGAGGGCTCCTTCCGCGAGGATCTGTTCTACCGGCTGAACGTCGTGCACCTGCGCCTGCCGGCGCTGCGCGAGCGGCCGGGCGACATCCTGGCGCTCGCCGACCATTTCGCCAAGAAATACGCCGAGCTGAACGGGTTGCCGCTGCGCCCGATCGCGGCCGACGCGCGCAAGCTCCTGCTCGGCAATGGCTGGCGCGGCAATGTCCGTGAACTCGAGAACACCGTGCACCGCGCCGTTCTGCTGGCGCAGGGCGTCGAGATCGGTACCGAGGCGATGCTGACGCCCGAGGGCGAGACGCTCGGTCCGGCCAGTGGGCGCGATGTCGCGACGCGGGCGGCGCAGACCGCCGAAGCGGTTACGCGCGGCCTTGTCGGGCGCACGGTCGCCGATGTCGAGCGCGATCTCATCCTCGATACGCTCGATCATTGCCTCGGCAACCGGACCCATGCCGCCAAGATATTGGGCATCTCGATCCGGACGCTGCGCAACAAGCTCAGCGAATACGTTGCAGACGGCGTTCCGGTGGCCGAGCCGGGGCAGGCGCGGACAAACTCTCTTTGA
- the fliN gene encoding flagellar motor switch protein FliN, whose protein sequence is MPNENDLNLPPLNPADLSFDHNAGGDSIARSGPVPVKTAEDLEQVFDVPVTVSAVLGSSRIAVGDLLRVTPGTVLELDRRVGEAIDIFVNERLVARGEVVVVEERLGVTMTEIIKTDR, encoded by the coding sequence ATGCCGAACGAAAACGATCTCAACCTGCCGCCGCTCAATCCGGCCGACCTCTCCTTCGACCATAATGCCGGGGGCGACTCGATCGCGCGCTCCGGGCCGGTCCCGGTCAAGACGGCGGAGGATCTCGAGCAGGTCTTCGACGTGCCGGTCACGGTCTCCGCCGTGCTGGGCTCGTCGCGGATCGCGGTCGGCGATCTCCTGCGCGTCACGCCCGGCACCGTGCTCGAGCTCGACCGGCGTGTCGGTGAGGCGATCGACATCTTCGTCAACGAGCGCCTGGTGGCGCGCGGCGAGGTCGTCGTGGTCGAGGAGCGCCTCGGCGTCACCATGACGGAAATCATCAAGACCGACCGGTGA